One Pseudomonas sp. HOU2 genomic window carries:
- a CDS encoding DUF2946 domain-containing protein, with product MKFTRSDRSLLAWMLYCCVLFNVFACSIGHGQMVGMQLNGIGGQFCTVDPATQAPLTSNPSEEQLPTLSKAFGCPLCSVGGGMGPAFNSSLTLAVLPEQHSPPLAPIVSADLPARFTWPSANPRAPPLA from the coding sequence ATGAAATTCACCCGTTCCGATCGCTCACTGCTGGCCTGGATGCTTTATTGCTGCGTCCTGTTCAACGTGTTCGCCTGCAGCATCGGTCACGGGCAAATGGTCGGGATGCAGCTCAACGGCATCGGCGGCCAGTTCTGTACGGTCGACCCGGCCACTCAAGCGCCGCTGACCAGCAATCCCAGCGAAGAACAATTGCCGACCCTGTCCAAGGCGTTCGGCTGTCCGCTGTGCTCGGTCGGCGGCGGTATGGGTCCGGCGTTCAACTCCAGCCTGACCCTCGCGGTTCTGCCCGAGCAACACAGCCCGCCGCTGGCACCCATCGTCAGCGCCGACCTCCCTGCCCGCTTCACCTGGCCTTCGGCCAACCCTCGCGCCCCACCGCTCGCCTGA
- a CDS encoding MurR/RpiR family transcriptional regulator: MPRPDLPANDERPLASPPINAERLLQLITDEYDTLPRQLKRIASYMSQQSDRIMVDRISDIARECEVHPSAIVRFSQRFGFSGFSEMQALFRAAYTHKASPVHNYQQRIRSMIANQSQQASDGDLARECIDATRSGIERLGRELDDVAFEKAVDLIVNADNIYVVGVRRSFAVADYLVYNLQHTHKRIHLVSGLGGSYREQMRSVRSGDLVIAISFTPYAKETQHCLRYARQQQANTLILTDSHLSPLAKNANSLLLVNEGSALAFRSLSATLCLCQALFVAVAYRLELNVDEIHEQAGFDD; this comes from the coding sequence ATGCCCCGCCCCGATCTGCCGGCCAACGACGAGCGCCCCCTCGCCAGCCCTCCGATCAATGCCGAGCGTCTGCTGCAACTGATCACCGACGAATACGATACCCTGCCGCGCCAACTCAAGCGCATCGCCAGCTACATGAGCCAGCAAAGCGACCGGATCATGGTCGATCGCATCAGCGACATCGCCCGGGAATGCGAGGTGCATCCGTCCGCCATCGTGCGTTTCTCGCAGCGCTTCGGGTTCAGCGGCTTCAGCGAAATGCAGGCGCTGTTCCGCGCCGCCTACACCCACAAAGCCTCGCCGGTGCACAACTACCAGCAACGCATCCGCAGCATGATCGCCAACCAGTCGCAGCAAGCCAGCGACGGCGACCTCGCCCGCGAATGCATCGACGCCACCCGCTCCGGCATTGAACGCCTGGGCCGCGAACTCGACGACGTCGCCTTCGAAAAAGCCGTCGACCTGATCGTCAACGCCGACAACATCTATGTCGTCGGCGTACGTCGCTCCTTCGCCGTCGCCGACTACCTCGTTTACAACTTGCAACACACTCACAAGCGGATTCATCTGGTTTCCGGACTGGGCGGCAGTTATCGCGAGCAGATGCGCAGCGTGCGTAGCGGCGATTTGGTCATCGCCATCAGCTTCACCCCCTACGCCAAGGAAACCCAGCACTGCCTGCGCTACGCCCGCCAGCAACAGGCCAACACCCTGATCCTCACCGACAGCCACCTCTCGCCTTTGGCCAAAAACGCCAACAGCCTGCTGCTGGTGAATGAGGGCAGCGCATTGGCGTTCCGTTCGTTGAGTGCGACCTTGTGTTTGTGTCAGGCGTTATTTGTGGCGGTGGCGTATCGGCTGGAATTGAATGTGGACGAGATTCACGAGCAGGCCGGTTTTGACGACTGA
- a CDS encoding DUF2789 family protein — protein MELPAYDLKTLFDQLGLPSENGAIDDFIEAHPLDANTKLIDAEFWTPQQAQLLKEWLRADGEEAVMVDELNVRLHDGR, from the coding sequence ATGGAACTGCCTGCATATGATCTGAAAACCCTGTTCGACCAACTGGGCCTGCCATCGGAAAACGGGGCAATCGACGATTTCATCGAAGCGCATCCGCTGGATGCCAACACCAAGTTGATCGACGCCGAGTTCTGGACACCGCAACAGGCGCAACTGCTGAAGGAGTGGCTGCGCGCCGACGGCGAAGAAGCGGTGATGGTCGATGAATTGAACGTACGCCTGCACGACGGACGTTAA
- a CDS encoding K+/H+ antiporter subunit F yields MSPLLSNAILLTLFLFSLAMILTLIRLFKGPSAQDRVLALDYLYIVAMLMMLTLGIRYSSDTYFEAALLIALFGFVGSFALAKFLLRGEVIE; encoded by the coding sequence ATGAGCCCGCTGCTGTCGAACGCGATTCTGCTGACGCTGTTCCTGTTCTCGCTGGCAATGATCCTGACCCTGATTCGCCTGTTCAAGGGGCCGTCGGCACAGGATCGAGTGCTGGCGCTGGATTACCTGTACATCGTCGCCATGCTGATGATGCTGACCCTGGGCATTCGCTATTCCAGTGACACTTATTTCGAGGCGGCGCTGCTGATCGCGCTGTTCGGCTTCGTCGGCTCGTTTGCCCTGGCGAAATTCCTGCTGCGTGGCGAGGTGATCGAATGA
- a CDS encoding DNA alkylation repair protein — protein sequence MSTTDTAAPALKEIFNAERLQHIASEMSAVYPAFKAKAFLKHANQGLAELSVMQRMARVSESLHAVLPLDYEDSLEVLRELAPRLNSGFVSMCLPHYVASYGGHAFDTSMQALKYFTTFGSSEFAIRHFLRSDLARALELMHDWTQDQNHHVRRLASEGTRPRLPWSFRLEAVQANPQLTAGILDRLKTDESLYVRKSVANHLNDVTKEHPEWVLDTVEGWPLENKHTAWIAKHALRSLIKQGDLRALTVIGAGAKAEVELLDVRVEPAVVRLGEAITLSFTVKSTVAREQRLVIDYAIDYVKANGGVSGKVFKLKTVELAGFGEVVVGRRQVIRDFTTRRHFLGRHGVRVLVNGAVLGSAAFEIVAD from the coding sequence ATGAGCACCACCGACACCGCCGCCCCGGCGTTAAAGGAAATCTTCAACGCCGAACGCCTGCAACACATCGCCAGCGAAATGAGCGCCGTGTACCCGGCGTTCAAGGCCAAGGCGTTTCTCAAGCACGCCAACCAAGGGTTGGCGGAATTGTCGGTGATGCAACGCATGGCCCGCGTCAGCGAAAGCCTGCACGCCGTGCTGCCACTGGACTACGAAGATTCCCTCGAAGTCCTGCGCGAACTCGCCCCCCGCCTCAACAGCGGATTCGTCAGCATGTGCCTGCCGCACTACGTCGCCAGCTACGGCGGCCACGCCTTCGATACCTCCATGCAAGCGCTGAAATACTTCACCACCTTCGGCTCGTCCGAATTCGCCATCCGCCACTTCCTGCGCAGCGACCTCGCACGCGCGCTGGAACTCATGCACGACTGGACCCAAGACCAAAACCACCACGTCCGCCGCCTCGCCAGCGAAGGCACCCGCCCTCGCCTGCCCTGGTCATTCCGCCTGGAAGCCGTGCAAGCCAACCCGCAACTGACCGCCGGTATCCTCGATCGGTTGAAGACCGACGAGAGTCTGTACGTACGCAAGTCCGTGGCGAATCATCTGAATGACGTGACTAAGGAACATCCGGAATGGGTGCTGGACACGGTTGAAGGCTGGCCGCTGGAAAACAAACACACGGCGTGGATTGCCAAGCATGCGTTGCGCAGCTTGATCAAACAGGGCGATCTGCGCGCGCTGACGGTGATTGGTGCGGGGGCCAAGGCAGAGGTTGAGTTGCTGGATGTGCGGGTTGAGCCGGCGGTGGTGAGGTTGGGTGAGGCGATTACGTTGTCGTTTACGGTGAAGTCGACGGTGGCGCGTGAGCAGCGGTTGGTAATTGATTATGCGATTGACTATGTGAAGGCGAATGGCGGGGTCTCGGGGAAGGTGTTCAAGTTGAAGACGGTGGAGTTGGCGGGGTTTGGGGAGGTGGTTGTGGGGAGGCGGCAGGTGATTCGGGATTTTACGACGCGGAGGCATTTTTTGGGGCGGCATGGGGTTAGGGTTTTGGTTAATGGGGCGGTTTTGGGGAGTGCTGCGTTTGAGATCGTCGCTGATTGA
- a CDS encoding methyl-accepting chemotaxis protein, which translates to MTRDGSLVGALPAPVLLPKNRWIAPTLQSIALMLLLAGMTLGGVSLYIGLPLAVLIVWLPRLRSRATPDAAPVDAGSAIAELTRDLSYTTSHNALSAAGVAFSVKQLAGKLESQLDAAAQIVSNAEVMIATEHATSQLSREALDAASEAHHSSAAGRTELVDSIARMHQLSQRANASRELIEALSLRSDDIQRVTLVIQSIASQTNLLALNAAIEAARAGEHGRGFAVVADEVRGLAARTASATGEVGEMVADIQQRTAQVVEQIRELSSDLQTGVEQVENTGQHLQNIARLAAGVEGQVGEIARGAETNREQLDSLFKAIEQMRSDLAISDQQTRRLAEAAVQMEGQAETISERLAEVGLDDYHQRVYDLAREGASQIAARFEADVEQGRISLEDLFDRQYQPIPGTQPAKFQTRFDRYTDQVLPAIQEPLLPRHEGLVFAIACTQQGYVPTHNLAFSQPLTGDVQVDAVGNRTKRKFADRTGIRCGSHQQAVLLQTYTRDTGELMHDLSVPIMVKGRHWGGLRLGYKPESPR; encoded by the coding sequence ATGACGAGAGATGGATCTCTGGTTGGGGCTTTGCCCGCACCAGTGCTGTTGCCGAAAAACCGCTGGATCGCTCCGACCCTGCAAAGCATCGCCCTGATGCTGTTGCTCGCGGGCATGACGCTGGGTGGAGTTTCGCTGTACATCGGCCTGCCGCTGGCGGTGCTGATTGTCTGGCTGCCGCGCCTGCGCTCGCGGGCCACCCCTGATGCTGCGCCTGTCGATGCCGGCAGCGCGATTGCCGAACTCACCCGCGATCTTTCCTACACCACCAGTCATAACGCGCTGTCAGCCGCCGGTGTGGCGTTTTCCGTCAAGCAACTGGCGGGCAAACTTGAATCGCAACTCGATGCGGCGGCGCAGATTGTCAGCAACGCCGAAGTGATGATCGCCACCGAACACGCCACTTCGCAGCTCAGTCGTGAAGCGCTGGACGCCGCCAGCGAGGCGCATCACAGCAGCGCGGCGGGGCGCACCGAGCTGGTGGACTCGATTGCGCGCATGCATCAACTCAGTCAACGCGCCAACGCCAGCCGTGAGCTGATCGAAGCCCTGAGTCTGCGCAGCGATGATATTCAACGGGTGACCCTGGTGATTCAGTCGATCGCCAGCCAGACCAATCTGCTCGCCCTGAACGCGGCGATTGAAGCGGCGCGGGCGGGCGAGCATGGTCGGGGATTTGCGGTGGTAGCGGACGAGGTGCGCGGTCTGGCAGCGCGGACGGCCTCGGCGACCGGCGAGGTTGGGGAGATGGTCGCCGATATTCAGCAGCGCACCGCGCAAGTGGTGGAGCAGATCCGCGAGCTGTCCAGCGATCTGCAGACCGGTGTCGAACAAGTTGAAAACACCGGCCAGCATCTGCAAAACATCGCGCGGTTGGCGGCAGGGGTGGAAGGTCAGGTCGGCGAAATCGCCCGTGGTGCGGAAACCAATCGCGAGCAGCTCGACAGTCTGTTTAAGGCCATTGAGCAGATGCGCAGTGATCTGGCGATCAGCGATCAGCAGACCCGACGCCTGGCCGAGGCCGCTGTGCAGATGGAAGGGCAGGCGGAAACCATCAGCGAGCGTCTGGCCGAAGTCGGTCTGGATGACTATCACCAGCGCGTCTATGACCTGGCGCGTGAGGGCGCGAGTCAGATTGCGGCGAGGTTCGAGGCGGATGTCGAGCAGGGGCGGATCAGTCTTGAGGATTTGTTCGACCGTCAATATCAACCGATTCCCGGGACGCAACCGGCGAAGTTTCAGACCCGTTTCGACCGCTACACCGATCAGGTGCTGCCGGCGATTCAGGAGCCGTTGCTGCCGCGCCATGAGGGGTTGGTCTTCGCCATCGCCTGCACGCAGCAGGGTTATGTGCCGACGCACAATCTGGCGTTCAGTCAGCCGTTGACTGGCGACGTGCAGGTCGACGCGGTGGGTAACCGTACCAAACGCAAGTTCGCCGACCGCACCGGGATTCGCTGCGGCAGCCATCAACAGGCGGTGTTGCTGCAGACCTACACCCGTGACACCGGGGAGCTGATGCACGACTTGTCGGTGCCGATCATGGTCAAGGGCCGGCATTGGGGCGGACTGCGCCTGGGTTATAAACCGGAGAGTCCGCGCTGA
- a CDS encoding Na+/H+ antiporter subunit E: MKRVFPAPLLSLALWVLWLTLNLSVSPGNLLLGAILGFAAPLMMRKLRPKQVRIRRPLTILRLFVMVGRDVVMSNLIVAWGVLNAGRRPPRSGFVKVPLDLRDANGLAALAMICTVVPGTVWSELALDRSILLLHVWDLDDEAHFIHHFKTAYEQPLMEIFE; this comes from the coding sequence ATGAAGCGCGTATTTCCGGCACCGTTGCTGTCACTGGCGTTGTGGGTTTTGTGGCTGACGCTGAACCTGTCCGTCAGCCCGGGCAACCTGCTGCTCGGCGCAATACTCGGCTTCGCCGCACCGTTGATGATGCGCAAGCTGCGCCCGAAACAGGTGCGCATCCGCCGCCCGCTGACGATTTTGCGCCTGTTCGTAATGGTGGGCCGTGATGTGGTGATGTCCAATCTGATCGTCGCCTGGGGAGTGCTCAATGCCGGTCGCCGGCCGCCGCGCTCAGGCTTCGTCAAAGTGCCGCTGGACCTGCGCGATGCCAACGGTCTGGCCGCGCTGGCGATGATCTGCACCGTGGTGCCCGGCACCGTGTGGTCGGAGCTGGCGCTGGATCGCAGCATTCTGCTGCTGCACGTTTGGGATCTGGATGACGAGGCGCACTTCATCCACCACTTCAAGACTGCCTACGAGCAGCCGTTGATGGAGATTTTCGAATGA
- a CDS encoding DUF3995 domain-containing protein: protein MTFVLAQWLVTIFAAIALVHVYWALGGQWAAVAAVPQVPVQGLVVTVRPAFKPSGWITLLVAAALLVIAALVCMRVGWGMPAVHHKALQWVISAIALLMFARAIGDSNLVGFFKEVKGSRFARLDTWVYSPLCLVLGAGLLAVAWV from the coding sequence ATGACCTTTGTGTTGGCTCAATGGCTGGTGACGATATTTGCGGCAATCGCCCTGGTACACGTGTATTGGGCGCTGGGTGGGCAATGGGCGGCGGTGGCGGCGGTACCGCAAGTGCCGGTGCAAGGACTGGTGGTGACGGTGCGACCGGCGTTCAAACCGTCAGGCTGGATCACCTTGTTGGTGGCGGCGGCATTATTGGTGATCGCCGCGCTGGTGTGCATGCGCGTCGGCTGGGGCATGCCGGCGGTGCATCACAAGGCATTGCAATGGGTGATCAGCGCGATTGCGTTGTTGATGTTTGCCCGGGCGATCGGCGATTCGAATCTGGTGGGGTTTTTCAAGGAAGTGAAAGGGTCGCGGTTTGCGCGGCTGGATACCTGGGTGTATTCGCCGCTGTGTCTGGTGCTGGGGGCGGGGTTGTTGGCGGTAGCTTGGGTCTGA
- a CDS encoding ABC transporter substrate-binding protein, with translation MKGIRRLLAASVVTFGVLTSAQPVTAAQTPIHFADLNWESGSLITDVLRIIVEKGYGLPTDTLPGTTITLETALANNDIQVIGEEWAGRSPVWVKAEAEGKVVSLGDTVKGATEGWWVPEYVIKGDPAKGIKPLAPDLRSVSDLKKYKDVFKDPENPSKGRFLNSPIGWTSEVVNKQKLTAYGLQDDYTNFRSGSGAALDAEVSSSIRRGKPVLFYYWSPTPLLGKFKLVQLEEPPFDAEAWKTLTDADNPNPKPTRSLASKLSIGVSTPFQKQYPQIADFFSKVDFPIEPLNKALAEMSEKHTAPRQAAEAFMKAHPEVWQAWVPKDVAEKVSADLK, from the coding sequence ATGAAAGGAATTCGACGGCTATTGGCCGCCAGCGTGGTCACGTTTGGTGTGCTGACATCGGCGCAACCGGTGACGGCGGCGCAAACGCCCATCCATTTTGCCGACCTGAACTGGGAAAGCGGCAGCCTGATCACCGATGTCCTGCGGATCATCGTCGAGAAGGGCTATGGCCTGCCGACCGATACGCTGCCGGGCACCACCATCACCCTGGAAACCGCGCTGGCCAACAATGACATTCAGGTCATTGGCGAAGAGTGGGCCGGGCGCAGTCCGGTGTGGGTCAAGGCTGAAGCGGAGGGCAAGGTCGTCAGTCTCGGTGATACGGTCAAGGGTGCCACTGAAGGCTGGTGGGTGCCGGAATACGTGATCAAGGGTGACCCGGCCAAGGGCATCAAGCCGCTGGCGCCGGACCTGCGCAGTGTCAGTGATCTGAAGAAATACAAGGATGTGTTCAAGGACCCGGAAAATCCGAGCAAGGGTCGGTTCCTCAACAGCCCGATCGGCTGGACCTCGGAAGTGGTGAACAAGCAGAAGCTGACCGCTTACGGCCTGCAGGACGATTACACCAATTTCCGCAGTGGCTCGGGTGCGGCGCTGGATGCCGAAGTCAGCTCTTCGATCCGTCGGGGCAAACCGGTGCTGTTTTATTACTGGTCGCCGACGCCGCTGCTGGGCAAATTCAAACTGGTGCAGCTGGAAGAGCCACCGTTCGATGCCGAAGCGTGGAAGACCCTGACCGATGCCGATAACCCCAATCCGAAACCGACCCGTTCGCTGGCGTCGAAGCTGTCGATTGGCGTGTCTACGCCGTTCCAGAAGCAGTATCCGCAGATTGCCGATTTCTTCAGCAAGGTGGATTTCCCGATCGAGCCGCTGAACAAGGCGTTGGCCGAGATGAGCGAGAAGCACACCGCGCCACGCCAGGCGGCGGAAGCGTTCATGAAGGCGCATCCGGAGGTGTGGCAGGCGTGGGTGCCGAAGGATGTGGCGGAGAAGGTCTCCGCTGATCTGAAATGA
- a CDS encoding TraR/DksA family transcriptional regulator, with the protein MTKDKLLAMPADDYMNAEQHAFFTELLQNMKVETHERIEQNRIAIESLDTPADPADAASVEEERTWLVNAIDRDQRMLPQLEQALERIKEDSFGWCDDSGEAIGLKRLLISPTTKYCIEAQERHEQIDKHQRQA; encoded by the coding sequence ATGACAAAGGACAAGTTGCTGGCCATGCCGGCAGATGACTACATGAATGCCGAGCAACACGCTTTCTTCACTGAGCTGTTGCAGAACATGAAAGTCGAAACCCACGAGCGCATTGAGCAAAACCGTATCGCCATCGAAAGCCTGGACACTCCGGCCGACCCGGCGGACGCGGCTTCGGTTGAAGAAGAGCGCACCTGGCTGGTGAACGCGATCGATCGCGACCAGCGCATGCTGCCGCAACTGGAACAAGCCCTTGAGCGCATCAAGGAAGACAGTTTTGGCTGGTGCGACGACAGCGGCGAAGCCATCGGCCTGAAACGCCTGCTGATCAGCCCGACCACCAAATACTGCATCGAAGCTCAAGAGCGTCACGAGCAGATCGACAAGCACCAGCGTCAGGCCTGA
- a CDS encoding glutathione S-transferase, with protein MKLIGMLDSPYVRRVAISAKRLGIDLEHESVSVFRHFEQFQQINPVVKAPTLILDDGVVLMDSTLILDYLEAASGKSLLPSDLKQRAHALRLIGLSLAACEKAVQLYYERNLRPADIQYQPWVERVEGQLAAAFTALEQELEKTGLPTDGTLTQAGISLAVAWSFTDLVVPDQIDTRRYPHIAQYTAYAETLEAFVSTPMT; from the coding sequence ATGAAACTGATCGGCATGCTGGACTCCCCTTACGTGCGCCGCGTGGCGATCTCCGCCAAACGCCTCGGCATCGACCTCGAACATGAATCGGTCTCGGTGTTCCGCCACTTCGAGCAATTCCAGCAGATCAACCCGGTGGTCAAGGCGCCCACGCTGATCCTCGATGACGGCGTGGTCCTGATGGACTCCACCCTCATCCTCGACTACCTCGAAGCCGCCAGCGGCAAAAGCCTGCTGCCGAGCGACCTCAAACAACGCGCCCACGCCCTGCGCCTGATCGGCCTCAGCCTCGCCGCCTGCGAAAAAGCCGTGCAGCTCTACTACGAACGCAACCTGCGACCGGCCGACATTCAATACCAACCGTGGGTCGAACGCGTCGAAGGCCAACTCGCCGCCGCGTTCACCGCCCTCGAACAGGAACTGGAAAAAACCGGCCTGCCCACCGACGGCACCCTCACCCAGGCCGGCATCAGCCTCGCCGTCGCCTGGAGCTTCACCGACCTCGTCGTCCCCGACCAGATCGACACCCGCCGCTACCCGCACATCGCCCAATACACCGCGTACGCCGAAACCCTCGAAGCGTTCGTCAGCACCCCGATGACCTGA
- a CDS encoding TonB-dependent receptor: MKYIPLLASLCGCLSLNAWAQSTVDLAPITIDGESTSEPGLSLDQSSGMASRLGLSVRDTPASVAVANRNDIERHGAQNFQDAANTLPGVNASAPPGFGGFVSYRGFTSSQITQMFNGVTVSGGLARPVDAWIYDRVELVGGPSSLINGAGSVGGSLNYVTKLATRDEQAAEGRVSYGSYDTTETAFGLNHALTDPGADVQHYARLDVSHNTSNGYIDRQERDAWSVAFSLLSDLTPDLSHTLALEYQDEHEDSPYWGTPVLNPKAGELKIDKHNRFNNYNVEDGRYEQRTIWVRSIIDYRINESTTLRNTLYHLDSQRDYRNLETYQYNADNSAVNRSTAYQVRHQGEQNGNQFELRHDNTLFGLDTTWSGGFEYKVNQTTNSPLNIKGASTVDPNNYRPGHFYDIPGTNPALISDKTNEVTTKALFVENRLALTDKLALLTGLRYDDIDLDVTNHRTVTAANPKHLKRSWEPVTGRVGLTYQFIPSANVYVQYSTAAEQPNGTQDFDVSTGKQWEIGSKFDYLNGRGSATVAAYTIERKDFAVTDPLDPTSSIPVGQQTSKGIEIASSLRITDKLLAEGNFAWVDAQYDDFTEKNAAGVVVSRKGNTPTNVPDRVGNLWLTYDFSPQWQGGVDARYVASVYADTANTMTVPSYTLFGSFLSYKVDSHTTVTGRVRNLTNEVYAEFAHVSPAYYLGTPRTFELAVQTRF, from the coding sequence ATGAAATATATTCCTCTGCTGGCGAGCCTGTGCGGCTGCCTGTCCCTCAACGCCTGGGCGCAATCCACCGTGGATCTGGCGCCGATCACCATCGACGGCGAATCCACCAGCGAACCGGGCCTGAGCCTCGATCAATCCAGCGGCATGGCTTCGCGCCTCGGCCTTAGCGTGCGCGACACACCGGCCTCGGTGGCCGTCGCCAATCGCAACGACATCGAACGCCACGGCGCACAGAACTTCCAGGACGCCGCCAACACCCTGCCCGGGGTCAATGCCAGCGCGCCGCCAGGCTTTGGCGGATTCGTCTCCTATCGCGGTTTCACCAGCAGCCAGATCACCCAGATGTTCAACGGCGTCACCGTCTCCGGCGGCCTCGCCCGACCGGTGGATGCGTGGATCTATGATCGGGTCGAACTGGTGGGCGGTCCGTCATCGCTGATCAACGGCGCAGGCTCGGTCGGCGGCTCGCTGAACTATGTGACCAAACTGGCGACCCGCGACGAACAAGCCGCCGAAGGTCGCGTCAGCTACGGCAGTTACGACACCACGGAAACCGCGTTCGGCCTCAACCATGCGCTGACCGACCCGGGGGCCGACGTGCAGCACTACGCGCGCCTCGATGTCAGCCACAACACCAGCAACGGCTACATCGACCGGCAGGAGCGCGATGCCTGGAGCGTGGCGTTCTCGTTGCTCAGCGACCTCACGCCGGACCTGTCGCACACCCTGGCCCTGGAATATCAGGACGAACACGAAGACAGCCCGTACTGGGGCACGCCGGTACTCAACCCCAAGGCTGGCGAACTGAAGATCGACAAACACAATCGCTTCAACAACTACAACGTCGAGGATGGGCGCTACGAACAGCGCACGATCTGGGTGCGTTCGATCATCGACTATCGGATCAACGAAAGCACCACCCTGCGCAATACGCTGTATCACCTCGACAGCCAGCGCGACTACCGCAACCTCGAAACCTATCAATACAACGCCGACAACTCGGCGGTTAACCGTTCCACCGCCTATCAAGTGCGGCATCAGGGCGAGCAGAACGGCAACCAGTTCGAACTGCGCCACGACAATACCCTGTTCGGCCTCGACACCACCTGGTCCGGCGGTTTCGAGTACAAGGTCAACCAGACCACCAACTCGCCGTTGAACATCAAAGGCGCAAGCACGGTCGATCCGAACAACTACCGTCCGGGGCATTTCTACGATATTCCCGGCACCAACCCGGCACTGATCAGCGACAAGACCAACGAGGTCACCACCAAGGCGCTGTTCGTGGAAAACCGCCTGGCACTGACCGACAAACTGGCGCTGCTCACCGGCCTGCGTTACGACGACATCGACCTCGACGTGACCAACCATCGCACCGTCACGGCCGCCAATCCCAAGCACCTCAAGCGCAGCTGGGAGCCGGTCACCGGGCGCGTCGGCCTGACCTACCAGTTCATTCCATCCGCCAACGTCTACGTGCAATACAGCACCGCCGCCGAACAACCGAACGGCACGCAGGACTTCGATGTATCAACCGGCAAGCAGTGGGAAATCGGCAGCAAGTTCGACTACCTGAATGGCCGTGGCTCGGCGACAGTTGCCGCCTACACCATCGAGCGCAAGGACTTCGCCGTGACTGATCCGCTGGACCCGACCAGCAGCATCCCGGTAGGTCAGCAAACCTCGAAAGGCATCGAGATCGCCAGCTCCCTGCGGATCACCGACAAGCTGTTGGCCGAAGGCAACTTCGCCTGGGTCGATGCGCAATACGACGACTTCACCGAAAAGAACGCCGCTGGCGTGGTGGTTTCACGCAAGGGCAACACGCCGACCAACGTTCCGGATCGGGTAGGCAATCTGTGGCTGACTTATGATTTTTCGCCGCAATGGCAAGGCGGGGTCGATGCGCGGTATGTGGCATCGGTGTATGCGGACACGGCGAACACCATGACCGTGCCGTCGTACACACTGTTCGGCAGTTTCCTCAGCTACAAGGTCGACTCGCACACCACCGTCACCGGCCGGGTGCGTAACCTGACCAACGAGGTGTATGCCGAGTTTGCGCATGTGTCGCCGGCTTACTATCTGGGTACGCCGCGTACCTTTGAATTGGCGGTGCAAACTCGATTCTAA
- a CDS encoding Na+/H+ antiporter subunit G: MNAQLSLWVEIPVAILLVLSGVFALIGATGLLRMKDYFQRMHPPALASTIGAWCVALASIICFSALKSGPVMHAWLIPILLAITVPVTTLLLARAALFRKRMAGDDVPAEVSSRRTESGS; this comes from the coding sequence ATGAATGCGCAATTGTCGTTGTGGGTGGAGATTCCGGTGGCGATCCTTCTGGTGCTCAGCGGGGTGTTTGCGCTGATTGGCGCGACCGGATTGCTGCGCATGAAGGATTACTTCCAGCGCATGCACCCGCCGGCGCTGGCCTCTACAATCGGCGCGTGGTGCGTGGCACTGGCGTCGATCATCTGTTTCTCGGCACTCAAGTCGGGGCCGGTGATGCATGCCTGGCTGATTCCGATCCTGCTGGCGATCACCGTGCCGGTGACTACCCTGCTGCTGGCGCGGGCGGCTTTGTTCCGCAAGCGCATGGCCGGGGATGATGTGCCGGCTGAGGTGAGCAGTCGCAGGACCGAGAGCGGTAGTTAA